In the genome of Natronorubrum daqingense, the window CTCGAATCCGGAAAACGTGCGCCGCCCCATTCCTACTTGAGGATATCCGGTGGTTCGGTGTCACCAGTCGTATTTGCTGCTGGGTCGATGCCGAGTTCACGGAGTTCCTCCGCAGATGGCTCGGTTCCGCGCTCTCCAGTATGGAGTGCAACTGCCTCGTCGAGGTTTTCGAGTGCAGCGGTCCGAGACGAGCCCTGTGTCGTGACGCCAGTCGTAACATCGGTCGCAATCCACACGTCCTCCTCGCGCCAGAGTCGGATCTCATCGTCATAGAC includes:
- a CDS encoding type II toxin-antitoxin system HicB family antitoxin, which produces MASSTSDGGVYDDEIRLWREEDVWIATDVTTGVTTQGSSRTAALENLDEAVALHTGERGTEPSAEELRELGIDPAANTTGDTEPPDILK